TGTGCCGTCGTCCCAGGGATACGCTGCCGACGTGTCTGGCTCGGACTGTTGGATGGACAGCGCCCCCCGCAGTTCGTCGGCGAAGGACGCGAGCCCGTAGGGCTGGCCGTCCAGCTTCTCCGCGAGGCGCTTGTACTGGGCCATCGTCGCCATCATGACCACGTCGGTTGATTCCTCCTCTTGGCCGTCCAGCCCAGAGACGGCACATTCGCCGCCCAAGGACAGCAGTTCCTCCTTGAGATACTGGGCCTGTCGCGGCTGGACGCGGGTACGCAGGACGCGGTGGACGCCCTTCCCCCGCATCCGCCAGGCCCCGGTATCGGTGACGTGGGCGCTCTCGATGGTCTCGCGGGCCTCGGCCAGCGAGTCGACCTGCTTGGGGATCAGCGAGCGCGACCAGCCGGTCCGGGCCTCCCGGACGGCGTACAGCGACCCGGTCACGAGGACTGCATCACCGGAGTCCGCGGCGTCGAGTGCGATATCGAGCGCCCCGGATACGTCGTTTCGCGTCTCGATGGTGGCGTCGGTCGCGTTCTCAACCGCGGTCGCGACAACCTGGTGGGACTCCGCCCGGTCGACGTCAGGCTGGCAGGCGACGACGTGGTCCGGGTCCGGTAACGCCGCGGCGATGCGCTCGTGGTCCTTGTCGACCATCGCCCCGATGACGACGTAGAGGTCGTCGTAGTCGAACGAGGACAGCGTCTCCGCGGTGCGCTCGATGCTCCCGGGGTTGTGTGCCCCATCGAGGACGACCAGCGGCGACTCGTTCATCACCTCGAACCGACCGGGCCAGTGGGCGTTTCGCAGGCCGCGTTCGAGATCGGACTGCGAGACGTCCGCGACCTGCCGGCACAGTGTGGCTGCGATTCCGGCGTTCTGTGCCTGATGTGCGCCCAGCAGCGGGAGGGAGGTATCGACGCTCCAGTCCGGGCCGTCGACCGAGACCGACCCCTCCAGCCCCTCACGACCGCCGTAGTTCACGGATATATCGGCCTCGCTCTCGGCCGGGCTCTGGTCTGTCTCGACGGCGCTCCCAACGGTCACGACATCGTCGGTGAACTCGCGGACGGCCGCGAGCGCGTCGCCTGTCATCCCGGTCACCAGCGGATTGCCGTCCGGGGCGACGTGGGCCTTGTCGTGGGCGATTTCCTCGACGGTATCGCCGAGGATGTGGGTGTGTTCGAGCGTCACGGACGTGACGGCGCTTGCGACCGGATCGACCACGCTCGTGGCGTCGTACCGGCCGCCGATACCGACCTCCAGCACTGCAACGTCGACGTCCTGGCGGTCGAACTCCCACAGCGCCATCGCAGTCATCGTCTCGAAGAAGGTGGGCGAATCATTGGCCGCGCCCTGCTCGGTCACGTACGCCTGAACCGATTCGACGAACTCGACGAGCGCGGCCTCGGAGAGCTTCCGGCCGTTGATACGGATTCGCTCGCGCACGTCGTCGAGATGCGGGGACGTGTACAGTCCGACATCGAGGCCTGCTTCCCGCAACGTTCGTTCGACCATCCGCGCGGTGGACCCCTTCCCGTTGGACCCCGCAATCTGGACGCAGCGAAGCCCCTCCTGTGGGTCACCGAGCGACGATAGCAGGTCCTGCGTGGCATCAGTACCGGGTCGCGAGGCGAACCGGCGCAACTCGAAGAGGAAGTTCGCGGCCTCGTGGAACTCCATGGTCGGGCTATCGGAGCCGCTCGCTTTAGCCTGTCGGACTGTTGCGTGTGTCCGGCGCGAAGACGCCCCGAACAGCCTGCTTACCCAACTGGTCTCCCACTGGCCTGCCGGCGACAGTTACGCCTGGTCGCTACGCTCGCGCGTGGCCCACCGACCGACCGCGCTCGACAGAATCAGGAACGCGGCACCCAGCAGCGGTGCCGGGTCGATCTTCGCTTCCGGTCGCTCGTCCGTGTCCGTCTCAGTGGGCTCCGTCTCCACTTGTTCCAGAGTGTCCGTCTCGGTCTCTGACTTGGGAGCGCCAGATAGCTCCGTACCCGTCCCAGTATCCTGCCGCCGGGACTCGGACTCAGTCCGTGGCATCTCTGTGGCCAGCGACGTTTCCTGCGCCTCTGGAGCCGGCGTCTCCTCGGCGTCTTCTACCGCTGCTGTCGGCTCGAACTCCGTCTCGGCCGGTGATGGCGTGTCGACGCTCGGTTCAGCCGGTGGTGGCGTTTCGTCTGGACGTTCCGTGGCCCATTCCGACGCGTCCTCGTCGGTGCTCCTGGCATCGGTTCCATCAGCGTTGCGGCGGCGGTACCACCAGAGCCAAGCCGTTGCCGCGCCGAGCGCGATGAGGGACAGCCCCGTGCCGAGCAGCCCCCACTGTCGCCACAGCGACCCGAGGCGGTCCGTGAGACTGGGGCCGGAATCCTCGGCCCCGTCCGGCCCCGCCGGTCCCGGTGATGGGCCAGTAGTGGTATCGTCGACAACGGCGACGCCGGGAACGGCGTCGAGCGCCGAGGCGATGGCGTCTCGCTCCACCTCGACTTCGAGAAACGTGGGTGCGTCCATACGTGACCCGTCGTCGGGCGACTATGTAAAACCCGCTCAGGCTATTCCCGGGCGGGCTCGTACTCGGTGTCGGTCGCCGCGGTCCGCGGTAGGTCGGTCTCCATGTCGACGGCGTCCAGCAGTTCAGAATCCGGGTTCTCTGACTCGCCGAGAAGCGCCTGCAGTTCCCGCTCGTACTCGGCCTCGGAGAGGTCCCCCTCGACGTACCGGCGCGTCAACGCCTCGTGTCGCTCCTCGACTGTCGGCTCCGGCGGCGCGAACACGTCGGCGAGGCCGAGCGACGCGAGCGGTGGCACGACTGATTCGAGACGGGTGAGCCCACCAGCGACGCGCTGGCTCTTCGGCACCGACGCCCGCCGGGCCAGCGCACGGACCAGCGCGACCGAGAAGACGATGTCAACGCCCACTAGGAGCAATGTGCCAAGCAGGAACCCGGCGAAAGTCTGGATGACCGCGCCGCCGCCGAGAAGCGCCCCGACTGTCGCGACGACACCGACGATTCCCAGCCCGACAGCGCCCAGCGTCGTCAGAACGACGGCGGCAAACAGAAGCAGCAGCCGGTTATCTCTCACCCAGTTCACACCAACGATAGCCGGAGGCCGTTGAAATGGTTTGTGTCAGCGCTCGTTCTCTCGCGACTCCGGATCGCTTTGGGGAATTTCGTCGGTCGCCGGCACGTACGAGCGGCCCGAAGCGGACCACCCGCCCCAGATCCACTCCCGGATGGTGAGCTGGCGCTTGGACCCCTGATCTCGCGCTGTTTCGAGCCGCCGTTCGGTCGTATGGAAGTAGTTGACGACGGTCACGAGCACGACGCCGCCGACGGAGTTGCCGAGAAGTACCGGGAGAACGAACTGCCAGAGGCCGACAGACAGCGCCAGCTCGCCGATAAACACGAGATAGAACATCTCCGTCGCGGAGACGACGACGTGATAGAGGTTTCCGAAGGGAATCGCCAGGAAGGCGATGTAAATCAACACGAGCCGGGAGATGCTGTCCCGCAGCGAGTAGTCGACCCAGACGACGCCGGCGACGATGAGGCCGGCGAACACCGCCTTCGAGAACAGCGTTAGCTGAGAGGTCGCGATAGCTTTCTGGGCGAAGCCGGCGGCGGCCGCCGCCGCGTCGGCGGAGAGAACGTCGGTCGTCGCCAGCGCGAGCGCGCCGAGCATCCCGCCGAAGAGGTTCGAAATCAGGACGACGACCCAGATACGGAGCAGCGACGGGATGCTCGCCAGCCGTTCGAGGACAAGCGCGACCGGCGGGAGTGTGTTCTCCGTGTAGAGCTGATAATCCCCGAGAATGATGAAGACAAACCCGAGCGGGTACAACAGCGCGCTCAATATCGGGTCGCCGCCGGTCTTCGCGTACAATGACGCGTACAGCATGAACGTCACTGTGATAGCGAACCCGCCCGCGACGCCGGCGAAGAACATCTCGCGAGTCCCGACTGTCACCTCCTCGTCGGCCGCGACGATGATGCGCTGGAAGATCTCGTCCGCGGAGAACCGGTCACGGATGACACTCCCACCCGCTGGGGCACCGCTCCGAGAGACGTCCACAGCGTCGCGGACAGCTTCCTCCCTGTCGTTGTCGTTTGCCATCGGGAGCGGGTTCTAAAGCCTCGACAAAACCTCTTTCGTTGCCGGCTACCGGTTGCGCTGCGGTCCCGCTCAGTCGTGCCGGAACCACCGATAGACTCGTGCCACTCGTCTACCGAGGCTCAGACACGCTCTCGCTACCGCTCAGTCGTGTCTGAACGACCGCTGCCCGGTGAACACCATCGCCATGTCGTGTTCGTCCGCGGCCTCGATGACGCTCTCGTCGTTCTTCGAGCCGCCGGGCTGGATAACCGCCTCGATGCCGGCGTCGGCGGCCTCTTCAATGCCGTCCGGGAACGGGAAGAAGGCGTCCGAGGCCATCACCGCGCCCTCGGCGTCCTTCCCCTCGGCGTGTTCGTCGGCCTTCATCGCGGCCAGCCGGACGGCGTCGACCCGGGACACCTGCCCCATGCCGATGCCGACCGTTTCTGTCCCGTCGGCGAAGAGGATGCCGTTGGACTTGACGTGTTTGAGCGTGTGCCAGGCGAACAGCAGCGACTCGATCTGCTCGTCGGTCGGCTCGCGCTCGGTGACGACTTCAAGATCGTCGACTGAGAGGTGCTGGGTGTCCCGCTCCTGAACGAGTCGGCCCCCAACGAGGGGCTTTTCGGTCAGGCTGTCGGTGACCTCGAAGTTCTCGTTGACATCCAGCACGCGGAGATTCTCCTTCTCGAACAGTACATCGAGCGCGGCGTCGGTGTAGCCGGGCGCGACGACGACCTCCTTGAAGGAGTCGATGATCTGCTCGGCGGTGGCGGCGTCGCACTCGCGGTTCAGCGCGACAATACCTCCAAAAGCGCTCATCGGGTCCGTCGACAGTGCCTTCTCGTAGGCGTCGGCCACGGAGTCGGCAGTCGCACAGCCGGCCGGGTTGGTGTGTTTGATGACCGCCGCGGCGGGCTCCTCGAACTCCTTGATGAGGTTCAGCGCGCCGTCGGCGTCGTTGTAGTTGTTGTACGACAGCGCCTTCGCACCCTCGTTGAGCTGGTCGGCGTGGACGACGCTGGCCTCCGAGACGGTCGTGTCAGTGTACAGCGCGGCGTTCTGATGGGGGTTCTCCCCATAGCGCAGACTCGATGCGAGGTCATCCGAGACGATGCGGCGGGCAGGGAAGTCTCCGCCCTCGTCGCCCTCTACTGAGACCGTGCCTGCATCCCAGTCGATGGTGACGCGGTCCTCGGCGAACCACTCGATGACGCGCGGGTAGGCGGTGAACTCGCCTTCATAGAGCACGCGCTCTTTGAGACTGTCCTCGTCGTCACCTTCGAAGACGGGAATCGGTTCCTGCGTGACGATGGGGCCGCCGTCGACGCTTTCATCAAGGACGTGGACGGTACAGCCCGTCACCTTCACGCCGGCGTCGAGGACCTGCTCGTGAGCGTTCGCCCCGGTGAAGTTCGGCAGCAGGCTTGGGTGGACGTTCAGCGCGGTCGGTGTCTCGTCGAGGAACGTCTCGCTGAGGACGCGCATATACCCGTCCAGCGTGACGAGGTCGAAGTCGTACTCCGAGAGGGCGTCGAGGACGCGCTCCTCGTGGGACTCGCGCGACTCGTCCGCGTCGTGCTCGACGACCTCGGTCGGGATGCCGCGCTCGGCGGCTGCTTCGAGCACCGGCGCGTCGGCGTCATTGGTCAGAACGACGGCGAACTCCGCCCCGCCCGGGGCGCGGTCCGCGATGTTCATGAGATTTCGGCCGCGGTTACTGGCCATACCGGCGAGTTTCATGTGGGACTGACCGACCGGACCGTGCAAAGTTGTTGCGAAACCCCCGGCCGGTCTGTGGCGTGCGACCGAGCCACATTAGCTATGTCTGTATTCTCGGCGTGTACCGGTTCGGTGCGCATTTGTAGCCCGCCGCCAACTCGCCCGTATGGCGAAGCTACGGTGTCAGCGCGCGGGTGCGGTCGCCGCCGTCGGTGGTGTCGTCTGGGTTGGCTGGGCCGTGGTGCTGTCCGCGACCGGTCAGACCGAAATGAGTACCTCCATCCTCGCCGGAACCGCCCTCTCCGCACTCGGTGTCGTAGCCGGTCACTATGCCATTGAGGATTTCTACGGCGCACGGATGAAGCGGCCAGGGACCATCGGTGCGTGGGCCGGCGGCCTCGGCGGCCTCGTTTTCGCCGTCGGACAACTGGTCCGCCTCCTCTCCGGTGGTAGCGAGGCGGTCATCGCGGTCGGCGTACTCGTGCTGGTCAGCGGGTCGTTACTGGTCACCGTCGGTCTCGTCAGGACGCGCATCCAGCCGCCGTGGCTGGGCGTGTTGCTTGGCCTCGGGACTATCGCGTTCCTCGGGTTCGAAGTCCAGCCAGCGGCGGCAACCGTCTACGGCCTCGCGTGGGTCGCACTTGGACAGGACCTCTATCGCTTTGACCCACCGGATGGCCGCTTTGGCGATGCCGACGGCGACTACGGCTGGCTGAGTTGAGGATTGGCCGGCTAGCGGGACCATCTCTTCGCTCTCTGTCGAAGGTATTTCGATGTGGACGAAAATATGGCTACTTGATATGTGTCATCGGCTTCGGCAGCAGCGGCAGTTATTTGAAATTATTCTGGACTTAGATTGACGCAGCCGAGTAACCACAATATCAGGGGTGCGGACCTCCTCGCTCGCGAAGATATTGTAGCTCAAAAACCATAATATTCATTAGTAAGATATCCTCTGTTAATAGTGTAATGCAAGCAGTACTACTAGAAGAGTTTCAGGAGCCGCTAACAGTACAAGAAGTCGAACGCCCCGAACCGGAGCCGGACGGTGCCGTCGCCGAGGTCATCGGCTGTGGTATCTGTCGGTCCGACTGGCACTGCTGGCAGGGGGACTGGGACTGGTTCGGGTACCGGCCTGACCCGCCACACGTCCTCGGTCACGAGCCGACAGGCCGGATTGTCTCTGTCGGCGAAGACGTCGAAAACATTGAGGAGGGACAGGAGGTCGCCATTCCGTTCAACTTCGCCTGCGGGAACTGCGACCTCTGTCGAAACGGGCGGGAAAACATCTGCGAGAACCACATCGGTCTCGGGTTCATGAACCAGGCCCCCGGCGCGTTCGCCGAGGAGGTCCACATTCCCAACGCCGACCTCAACGCCGTTCCGCTCCCGGACGGTATCGACGCCGAGTCGGCCGCCGGGATGGGCTGTCGGTTCATGACCTCGTTCCACGCGATGGCCCACCGCGCACCGGTCAGTGCCGGCGACGACGTTGTTATCCACGGCTGCGGTGGCATCGGGCTCTCGGCGGTTCACATCGCGAACGCCCTCGGCGGCAACGTCATCGGAGTCGACCTGATGGACGAGAAACTGGAGCGCGCGGAAGACCTCGGCGCTGTCGCCACCGTCAACGCACAGGCGGTCGACGACCCCGCAAAGGAGGTCAGGGACATCACTGACGGCGGGGCCGACGTGTCCGCAGACGCCCTCGGTATCGCAACGACCTGCCAGAACGCGGTGAACTCGCTCCGCAAAGGCGGCACGCACGTCCAGATCGGACTGACCACCAGCGAGGAGGCGGGGATGGTGTCGCTCCCGACCGACGAGTTCGTCGCCAAAGAAATCGATTTCAAGGGCTCACTCGGGCTCCAGCCATCGCGGTACAGCGAAATGCTGGACATGGTGGAATCGAGCAAACTCGACCCGACGGCGCTGGTCGAGGACACGGTCGACATCCACCAGGTACCCGACGAACTGGCCGCGATGAGCGACTACAACACGGTCGGTATCCCGGTCTGCAACGAGTTCAGCAACTAACGACGCGGCCTCCTCTTTCACCCGAACCCCCGCTCCCCACCTTTCTCGCCGTCACACCACGCCTCGCTGCCGCACCGCGTCGCGGTTGCGGGAGAACGACACGCTTTTTCGCGCCTCCCGCGCACACTCGGGTATGACCGAGAGAGGGCCACTGGCCGCCGTTTCGCCGCTCGACGGCCGATACGCCCGCTACACCGAACCGCTCGTCCCGTACGCCAGCGAGCGGGCGCTGATGCGCGCCCGCGTGGAAGTCGAAGTCGAGTATCTCATCGCGCTTGCCGACCTCGACGCCACGCCGCTGTCAATCGACGACGGCCAGCGCGCGACGCTCCGGGCGCTGTACGAGGAGTTCGACGACGAGGACGCGAGCGTCGTCAAACAGCTCGAAACCGAGGGCTACGGCGAGTACGCGGCGACCAACCACGACGTGAAGGCCATCGAGTACTTCATCCGGCTGGGGATGCCCGACGACCTCGACGCCGCCAACTGGATTCACTTCGGCCTGACCAGCGAGGACGTGAACAACCTCGCCCAGCGGCTGCTCGTCAAGCCCGCCGCCGAGGAGGTGCTGGTGCCCGAACTCCGCGAGATTCGGGATACGCTGGTGGAGATGGCCCACACCTACGCTGACGTGCCGATGCTGGCCCGCACACACGGCCAGCCTGCGACGCCGACGACGTTCGGCAAGGAGATGGCCGTCTACGCCTCGCGGCTGGGCCAGGCCATCGGTCGGGTCGAGCGTGCTGCTGAGGGCCTCTCCGGAAAGCTCGCCGGCGCGTCGGGAACCTACGCGGCCCACGTCGCCGCCTACCCCGACGTGGACTGGCCAACGTTCGCCGATTCCTTCGTCGGCGACCTCGGCCTGGAGCACGAACCGCTGACGACGCAGGTCAACCCCTGTGACGACCTCGCGGTCCTGTTCGATGCGCTCCGGGGCGCGAACAACATCCTGCTGGACCTCGACCTCGACGTGTGGCTGTACGTCTCGGACCGCTATCTCGGCCAGGAAGCCGTCGAGGGCGAAACGGGGTCCTCGACGATGCCCCACAAGGTCAACCCAATCGACTTCGAGAACAGCGAGGGGAACCTCTCGAAGGCCAATTCCGACCTCCACTTCCTCGGCGACTACGTCACGAACTCCCGGCTCCAGCGGGACCTCTCGGACTCGACGGTCAAGCGCAACATCGGGGCCGCCTTCGCCCACTGTCTCATCGGCTACAGCAAGTGCCAGAACGGGCTGGCGAAGGTCGTCCCCAACGAGCAGGTGATGCGCGACGACCTCGCCGCGACGCCGGAGATCATCGGCGAAGCCGTTCAGACGATCCTCCGGCGCGAAGGGTACGCCGACGCCTACGAGCAGGTCAAAAAGGCCACTCGGGGCCGCGAGGTCACCATCGAGGACTTCCACGATATGTTTGCCGACCTCGACGTGAGCGACGAGGTCCGGGCCGAACTGGAGGCGCTGACGCCGACCGATTACACGGGGATCGCGGCGCAGCAGGCCGACGACATCTGAGCGCCGCTGTCTCGCCGGTGCTGTTTTCGGGTCGACGTACCACCGCGGGGAACGCAACTATCACGAGTGTGGCCGCCTTCGTCAGGGGTAGATGGTCCTCGGCACTGACACCCGGGTCCTGACGCTCGCGTTCGCTCGGATGGCGGACGCGCTGGGCAACTCGTTTCTCATCATCGTGCTCCCCCTGTACATCGCCAGCGGACAGGTGTCGCTCGCCGGTATCGCCGGCCAGCAGATACTCGGGTTCACCCTCCAGACGGAGACGCTCATCGGTCTGGTGCTCTCCCTGTTCGGCCTGTTGAACAGTTTCGGCCAGCCTTTCACCGGGCGGCTCTCGGACCGGACCGGTAAGCGCCGGATTTTCGTCCTCACCGGGCTGGTGCTGTTCGCTATCGGCAGCGCGGCCTACCCGTTCCTCTCCTCGTACTGGACGGTCCTCGCCGCGCGGGCATTTCAGGGACTCGGTGCGGCGTTCACGATTCCGGCGACGGTGGCGCTGGTAAACGACTACGCGGCGAGTGACGCCGAGCGCGGCGGGAACTTCGGCGTGTTCAACACTTTCCGGCTCATCGGCTTCGGGTTCGGGCCGATAATCGCCGGCGTCGTCATCACCGGCGGACTCGCCGCGAACGACGTGGTGACCTACCGATTCGCCGGCACCGCGATATCCGGCTTCACCGCCGCCTTCGCCATCGCCGTGCTGGGCGCTGTCGTGAGCTTCGTCCTCGTGTGGGCCCTGATTCAGGATCCACCGGTCGATGCCGAAGCGGGCAAAGACCTCTCGATAGCGATTCTGGACCGAGAGGGGGAGGGGCTCGATTCAGTGTTCGTCCTCGGTATCGGCACCTTCCTAATGGCGGCCACTATCGCCCTGTTTGCCACGCTCGAAGGGCCAATTCGGATGCGGCTGGACGAGTCGACCCTGTTCTTCAGCGTCCAGTTTGCCGCCGTCGTCATCGCGAACGTCGTCTTTCAGGTACCCATCGGCCGAGCGAGCGACCGGTTTGGTCGACGGCCGTTCATCGTCGCCGGGTTCGTCATCCTTGTTCCGTCGGTGTTCGCACAGGGTGTCGTGACAGGCCCGTGGAGCATGCTTCTGGCGCGGTTCGTCCAGGGCATCGCCGTCGCGCTCGTGTTCGCCCCGTCGCTCGCTCTTGCCGGTGATCTGGCCG
The genomic region above belongs to Haloarcula hispanica ATCC 33960 and contains:
- the purH gene encoding bifunctional phosphoribosylaminoimidazolecarboxamide formyltransferase/IMP cyclohydrolase, producing the protein MKLAGMASNRGRNLMNIADRAPGGAEFAVVLTNDADAPVLEAAAERGIPTEVVEHDADESRESHEERVLDALSEYDFDLVTLDGYMRVLSETFLDETPTALNVHPSLLPNFTGANAHEQVLDAGVKVTGCTVHVLDESVDGGPIVTQEPIPVFEGDDEDSLKERVLYEGEFTAYPRVIEWFAEDRVTIDWDAGTVSVEGDEGGDFPARRIVSDDLASSLRYGENPHQNAALYTDTTVSEASVVHADQLNEGAKALSYNNYNDADGALNLIKEFEEPAAAVIKHTNPAGCATADSVADAYEKALSTDPMSAFGGIVALNRECDAATAEQIIDSFKEVVVAPGYTDAALDVLFEKENLRVLDVNENFEVTDSLTEKPLVGGRLVQERDTQHLSVDDLEVVTEREPTDEQIESLLFAWHTLKHVKSNGILFADGTETVGIGMGQVSRVDAVRLAAMKADEHAEGKDAEGAVMASDAFFPFPDGIEEAADAGIEAVIQPGGSKNDESVIEAADEHDMAMVFTGQRSFRHD
- a CDS encoding formate/nitrite transporter family protein; translated protein: MANDNDREEAVRDAVDVSRSGAPAGGSVIRDRFSADEIFQRIIVAADEEVTVGTREMFFAGVAGGFAITVTFMLYASLYAKTGGDPILSALLYPLGFVFIILGDYQLYTENTLPPVALVLERLASIPSLLRIWVVVLISNLFGGMLGALALATTDVLSADAAAAAAGFAQKAIATSQLTLFSKAVFAGLIVAGVVWVDYSLRDSISRLVLIYIAFLAIPFGNLYHVVVSATEMFYLVFIGELALSVGLWQFVLPVLLGNSVGGVVLVTVVNYFHTTERRLETARDQGSKRQLTIREWIWGGWSASGRSYVPATDEIPQSDPESRENER
- a CDS encoding zinc-dependent alcohol dehydrogenase family protein, coding for MQAVLLEEFQEPLTVQEVERPEPEPDGAVAEVIGCGICRSDWHCWQGDWDWFGYRPDPPHVLGHEPTGRIVSVGEDVENIEEGQEVAIPFNFACGNCDLCRNGRENICENHIGLGFMNQAPGAFAEEVHIPNADLNAVPLPDGIDAESAAGMGCRFMTSFHAMAHRAPVSAGDDVVIHGCGGIGLSAVHIANALGGNVIGVDLMDEKLERAEDLGAVATVNAQAVDDPAKEVRDITDGGADVSADALGIATTCQNAVNSLRKGGTHVQIGLTTSEEAGMVSLPTDEFVAKEIDFKGSLGLQPSRYSEMLDMVESSKLDPTALVEDTVDIHQVPDELAAMSDYNTVGIPVCNEFSN
- the purB gene encoding adenylosuccinate lyase encodes the protein MTERGPLAAVSPLDGRYARYTEPLVPYASERALMRARVEVEVEYLIALADLDATPLSIDDGQRATLRALYEEFDDEDASVVKQLETEGYGEYAATNHDVKAIEYFIRLGMPDDLDAANWIHFGLTSEDVNNLAQRLLVKPAAEEVLVPELREIRDTLVEMAHTYADVPMLARTHGQPATPTTFGKEMAVYASRLGQAIGRVERAAEGLSGKLAGASGTYAAHVAAYPDVDWPTFADSFVGDLGLEHEPLTTQVNPCDDLAVLFDALRGANNILLDLDLDVWLYVSDRYLGQEAVEGETGSSTMPHKVNPIDFENSEGNLSKANSDLHFLGDYVTNSRLQRDLSDSTVKRNIGAAFAHCLIGYSKCQNGLAKVVPNEQVMRDDLAATPEIIGEAVQTILRREGYADAYEQVKKATRGREVTIEDFHDMFADLDVSDEVRAELEALTPTDYTGIAAQQADDI
- the folP gene encoding dihydropteroate synthase — protein: MEFHEAANFLFELRRFASRPGTDATQDLLSSLGDPQEGLRCVQIAGSNGKGSTARMVERTLREAGLDVGLYTSPHLDDVRERIRINGRKLSEAALVEFVESVQAYVTEQGAANDSPTFFETMTAMALWEFDRQDVDVAVLEVGIGGRYDATSVVDPVASAVTSVTLEHTHILGDTVEEIAHDKAHVAPDGNPLVTGMTGDALAAVREFTDDVVTVGSAVETDQSPAESEADISVNYGGREGLEGSVSVDGPDWSVDTSLPLLGAHQAQNAGIAATLCRQVADVSQSDLERGLRNAHWPGRFEVMNESPLVVLDGAHNPGSIERTAETLSSFDYDDLYVVIGAMVDKDHERIAAALPDPDHVVACQPDVDRAESHQVVATAVENATDATIETRNDVSGALDIALDAADSGDAVLVTGSLYAVREARTGWSRSLIPKQVDSLAEARETIESAHVTDTGAWRMRGKGVHRVLRTRVQPRQAQYLKEELLSLGGECAVSGLDGQEEESTDVVMMATMAQYKRLAEKLDGQPYGLASFADELRGALSIQQSEPDTSAAYPWDDGTAVMGICNITPDSFHDGGEYNAVEDAVARAEQMVEDGADILDIGGESTRPGAEPVPVEEEIDRVVPVIEALSELDVAISVDTRKAPVARAALDAGADILNDVSGLEDPEMRLVAAEYDVPVVVMHSIETPVDPDSDIHYDDVVGDCIDQLTERVLLAEKAGLDRDQIIVDPGIGFGKAATEDFELLDRLPEFEALGCPILVGHSHKSLFGLVGQEAGDCLEATIAGTTLAAERGADIVRVHDVPENVAAVRVAEAAQNPEKFED
- a CDS encoding MFS transporter, which encodes MVLGTDTRVLTLAFARMADALGNSFLIIVLPLYIASGQVSLAGIAGQQILGFTLQTETLIGLVLSLFGLLNSFGQPFTGRLSDRTGKRRIFVLTGLVLFAIGSAAYPFLSSYWTVLAARAFQGLGAAFTIPATVALVNDYAASDAERGGNFGVFNTFRLIGFGFGPIIAGVVITGGLAANDVVTYRFAGTAISGFTAAFAIAVLGAVVSFVLVWALIQDPPVDAEAGKDLSIAILDREGEGLDSVFVLGIGTFLMAATIALFATLEGPIRMRLDESTLFFSVQFAAVVIANVVFQVPIGRASDRFGRRPFIVAGFVILVPSVFAQGVVTGPWSMLLARFVQGIAVALVFAPSLALAGDLAGARGSGTTLSVLTMAFGLGVAIGPLASGLLYNFGSFSTPFTAGAALAFVGLVLTYTQVEETLALGQEPDQPTPQD